CGGGCAGACCTTGCAAACCTATGATGTAATAATGACTGGGGATTTAGGGAAGATTGGCTTGAAAATTTTACTTGCGATGTTTGCGCAAAGTGGTGTGAAAAAAGAAGATTTAGCGAGATTCCGTGATGCCGGTGCGGAGTTTTTTGGTGAGGATGCATCCTTTTTAGCAGGGGCTAGCGGTGCGGGGTGCTCGGCATCTGTTTATAGCAGCTATATGCTGGAGCAATTTAAAACAGGCCGCTACAAAAAAGTATTGCTTGTTGCAACAGGTGCGTTGTTGTCTCCATTATCGTTTCAGCAAGGACAAACGATTCCATGTACGGCACACGCAGTTGAAATCGGGATGGGGTGATGGGTATCGGGTTTACATTTTTAATTGCATTTGTTGTTGGTGGACTGATTTGTGTCATGGGTCAATTATTAATGGATATTGGAAAGCTAACGCCGGGACATACTTTGTCGATTTTAGTTGTAGTTGGCGCTATTTTAGATGGTTTTAATTTGTATGAGCCGTTAATTGATTTTGCTGGAGCAGGTGCGACGATTCCGATTACGTCGTTTGGTAATTCACTGACACATGGTGCGTTAGCAGAAGCCGAAAAACACGGTTGGATTGGTGTTCTGACGGGGATGTTTGAGGTGACAAGCTCCGGAATTAGCTCAGCCATTTTATTTGGCTTTATCGCAGCCCTTATTTTTAAGCCAAAAGGAAAAGTCTAGACGATTACCCCTCTTTCTTATTCTAGTGTGCATACACTAAAAAATAGAAGGGGGGTATTTTGAATGTCGGGATACGGCGGCTGGCAGCAAGACTATAACTATGAATCTCCTGGGTATGGCGGCAATAATAGTGGTACCTTTGTATTAATTGTCGTGCTCTTTATTTTATTAATCATTGTGGGTAGTGTGTTTATTTAAAGAGGGGGCAAACAATAATGGAAGGGTCTTTTTCAAAACGAATTGAGAAAAAAACAGGTGTGAATTTTGATGAAATTATGGCGCTTGCGAATGCGTTAACACATGCAAATTTTGCAGATGAAAAGCAGGTGCGTAAAATTGTGAAAAAGGTAAGTCGACTTGCGAATAAGCCGATTACAAAAGAGCTGGAAGATAACATTGTAAATTCTATTGTACAAGACGGCCAATCACTAGACTTTACGAAGATAGAGAAAATGATGAAGTAAAAAAACCCCTGCTGAGTACATGCTTAGCAGGGGTTTGTGTGTTAAAGTTCTTTTTCCATGGCGCGGTGTGGGATGTCGGCGTCCATGAATTCTGGAGACGTTACGACATAGTCTAGCTTTTCATAAAACGGCACAGCATAGCTTTGCGCGTTTAGTTTTAATGTTTTGAAGTCGATGCTTTTTGCGTATTGCTCCACTGTTTTCATGATTAATACGCCAAGACGTTTTCCACGGTAGGAACTAAGTACGCAAACACGCTCCACTTTGCCGATTTTCGGCTCAATTTCACGTAGACGTGCTGTTGCGATTGTATCTTCACCGTCATTGACGATAAAATGAATCGCAGTGGCATCATGTTCGTCTAGCTCTAAACTAAGCGGTACGCCTTGTTCTTTAACGAAAACTTCTTTACGTAGCGCAAATGCACGCTCGCGGTCTTCGTCAGTTGTCACTAATTTTACGTCAAACACGTGTTACTCAGCTCCAGTCAATTTGTAGGTATCATAGGTTGTCCATGAGCCGTCTTCAAGTTGATATAGTAAATGAATGCGATCGATGATGTCCTTTTCATCTACGCCAAACATACGCAGTTGACTGAAGATATCATCGTGCTCTGAGTCATTAATCTTTTGTGCGATGGTAATATGCGGTGAGAACACAAACTTAGGTGCACCATATTTAATGTTTTCTTGAAGGGACTTATGCACACTTTCTAATTGAGGTGTAGGCTCTACACGGAAAAAGATGGTGTTGGTTGTTGGATAAAATGAACTAATTCGAGAAGCATGAATTTGTAACGGTGCAAAGCGAGTCGAAATGTCTTCTAATGCTTTAGAAATCTCGCTAATTTGTGATTCATCCGCATCAAAGGCATCTTTTAACGTAATGTGCGGTGTAATTAATGCGTAATGCGGGTCATAGCGTTTTCGATAAGTGTTTGCTAAATCTTGTATTTTTTTCGATGGAAAAGCAACAATACCATATTTCAAATTCATTACCCCCTAAAATATTTACCAAATGTCATTTTATTATAACAGAAAATTATGTGAATAAAAATTTCCCGCTCCGTTAATTATCCGAAAATTTCAACGAGCGCCCGCTTCAAATCAGGCTTCCAATACGTCCATGTATGGTTACCATCGAATTCTTCGTAAAACGTATCAATCCCTAATTCCAAAAACAGTTGATGCAACGCACGATTCGGTGTCAAAAAGTCTTTCACGGATTTGTCCTTTAAGATTACTTCTTTTTCACGTAGGCCAATAATATGGTAAAGCGATAGCATATCTAAATTTTTTGCTTCGCGAACCGTGTTAAGAACATGTTCGTCAATAAAAGGTGATTGTAAAATGGCTTTACCAAAAATATTCGGGTAATGAATAGCGGTCATAAGAGAAATTGTTGCAGCCATTGAGTCTCCGATGAGCGCGCGACCGCCACCCATTTGCGCGGTTGAAAATTCTTCATCTAAATAAGGAACTAATTCATGAGCTAAAAAGCGCATGTAGGCTTCGAATTGATCGCCTGTTGGGATATACTTACGTTTACGATCCGCATAGTCTTTGTAAGGGACGCCAACGATGATCATATTTTCAATAATATAATCATCAATTAACTGGTCAGCTAAGCGCGGGATTCCGCCAAGCTGAAAGTAATCCTTACCGTCCGATGCAATTAAAATGTTATATGCATATAGTGGGGAATAGTTGGCTGGAATATAGATTAACAATTCTAATTCCTCGTTTAATGCATTACTAAAAAAAGCAACGTCTTTTACTGTGCCTTTTTCCAAAACAGTCACTCCTGTCATCCTTTTGTCATCAAAATTGTATCATAAAGAAAAATAAAGTTGTAATATAGAGAGAGCTGGATAGAAGTACGCTAAATTTATTTTGAAGTGAGGAAGTTACTATGCATAACAAAAGAATTCGAGTGCACTCTGATGAAGTGACGAAAGCAACGCATGATGCGTTATTACGCCGCCATGTAGAAATTCAAGATATTGCAGAAATCGTCTATACAATGCAATCACCTTATAACGAAGGGTTAACGATTGAGCACTGTATTTATTCGGTAGAACGCGTCTTAAATAAGCGTGAAGTGCAACATGCCGTATTAGTCGGTATTGAATTAGATGAACTAGCAGAAAAGAAAATGCTATCACCAACATTACAAAAAATTATTGAGTCTGATGAGGGCTTATTTGGGGTAGATGAAACATTAGCGCTAGGTTCTGTATTTACTTACGGAAGTATTGCGGTAACGACGTTCGGTCATTTAGATAAGCAAAAGAT
The sequence above is a segment of the Solibacillus sp. FSL H8-0523 genome. Coding sequences within it:
- the spoVAE gene encoding stage V sporulation protein AE, encoding MGIGFTFLIAFVVGGLICVMGQLLMDIGKLTPGHTLSILVVVGAILDGFNLYEPLIDFAGAGATIPITSFGNSLTHGALAEAEKHGWIGVLTGMFEVTSSGISSAILFGFIAALIFKPKGKV
- a CDS encoding YjcZ family sporulation protein, producing the protein MSGYGGWQQDYNYESPGYGGNNSGTFVLIVVLFILLIIVGSVFI
- a CDS encoding stage VI sporulation protein F, with protein sequence MEGSFSKRIEKKTGVNFDEIMALANALTHANFADEKQVRKIVKKVSRLANKPITKELEDNIVNSIVQDGQSLDFTKIEKMMK
- a CDS encoding GNAT family N-acetyltransferase, yielding MFDVKLVTTDEDRERAFALRKEVFVKEQGVPLSLELDEHDATAIHFIVNDGEDTIATARLREIEPKIGKVERVCVLSSYRGKRLGVLIMKTVEQYAKSIDFKTLKLNAQSYAVPFYEKLDYVVTSPEFMDADIPHRAMEKEL
- a CDS encoding YjcG family protein, whose amino-acid sequence is MKYGIVAFPSKKIQDLANTYRKRYDPHYALITPHITLKDAFDADESQISEISKALEDISTRFAPLQIHASRISSFYPTTNTIFFRVEPTPQLESVHKSLQENIKYGAPKFVFSPHITIAQKINDSEHDDIFSQLRMFGVDEKDIIDRIHLLYQLEDGSWTTYDTYKLTGAE
- a CDS encoding alpha/beta hydrolase-fold protein; translation: MEKGTVKDVAFFSNALNEELELLIYIPANYSPLYAYNILIASDGKDYFQLGGIPRLADQLIDDYIIENMIIVGVPYKDYADRKRKYIPTGDQFEAYMRFLAHELVPYLDEEFSTAQMGGGRALIGDSMAATISLMTAIHYPNIFGKAILQSPFIDEHVLNTVREAKNLDMLSLYHIIGLREKEVILKDKSVKDFLTPNRALHQLFLELGIDTFYEEFDGNHTWTYWKPDLKRALVEIFG
- a CDS encoding phosphatidylglycerophosphatase A, which encodes MHNKRIRVHSDEVTKATHDALLRRHVEIQDIAEIVYTMQSPYNEGLTIEHCIYSVERVLNKREVQHAVLVGIELDELAEKKMLSPTLQKIIESDEGLFGVDETLALGSVFTYGSIAVTTFGHLDKQKIGIIEKLDTKAGESVNTFLDDLVGSIAACAASRLAHRMRDLEEDGETFAAIPPEALGPKPKSNKEM